A stretch of Magnetococcales bacterium DNA encodes these proteins:
- a CDS encoding metalloregulator ArsR/SmtB family transcription factor: MERWSQLFKALSEPVRLRLLHLLAQGGEVCVCDLVNVLGVSQSMVSRHLAYLRNSGWVVSRRDGLWMHYRLAGGEESLRAEVLAVLARHAQNEPTMATDLERLQNLDREAGSC, translated from the coding sequence ATGGAACGTTGGTCCCAGCTCTTTAAGGCCCTCTCCGAACCCGTCCGGCTGCGGCTTTTGCACCTTCTAGCCCAGGGAGGGGAGGTGTGTGTCTGTGATCTGGTGAATGTGTTGGGGGTTTCCCAATCCATGGTTTCCCGGCACTTGGCCTACCTGCGCAACTCCGGCTGGGTGGTGAGTCGTCGGGATGGGCTATGGATGCATTATCGCTTGGCAGGAGGGGAAGAATCTCTCCGGGCTGAGGTGCTGGCCGTTTTGGCCCGTCACGCCCAGAATGAACCCACCATGGCCACCGATCTGGAACGCCTGCAAAATTTGGATCGGGAAGCGGGTTCCTGCTAA